A part of Streptantibioticus cattleyicolor NRRL 8057 = DSM 46488 genomic DNA contains:
- a CDS encoding DUF2165 domain-containing protein → MSVAKWLGALGLAAAGVGGVWAARRLPVAAEVSRTARAVAADGLRRMRLPRGAVGPHASGPRVSRPRGLPRRAPAAVPRPASVAGVCLGALARWDGHAVPSCHGTDPRRAARLAKAALTAALGGYAALTAFGNVTDPAPNREFVRHVLTMDDRAPELAELSRNGSRAIHRPWVWRAAYGCVIGGEALVGGLCLVSSWRQVRAAGAAHDHFARAASTGIAGAAGALLLWFLGFQTVGGEWFGMWMNQHWNGLDSAARVCGYAGVVLLLLCLPEEADVPGRAVREVRRPSR, encoded by the coding sequence GTGTCCGTGGCCAAGTGGCTGGGCGCGTTGGGGCTGGCCGCGGCCGGCGTGGGCGGGGTGTGGGCGGCGCGGCGGCTGCCGGTCGCGGCGGAGGTGTCGCGTACCGCGAGGGCCGTGGCGGCGGACGGGCTGCGGCGGATGCGTCTCCCGCGCGGTGCCGTCGGCCCCCACGCCTCGGGCCCCCGGGTCAGCCGTCCCCGTGGCCTGCCACGCCGTGCGCCCGCCGCCGTACCGCGCCCCGCTTCCGTGGCCGGGGTCTGCCTGGGCGCGCTGGCCCGCTGGGACGGGCACGCCGTACCGTCGTGCCACGGTACGGATCCGCGACGGGCGGCCCGGCTCGCCAAGGCGGCGCTGACCGCAGCGCTCGGCGGGTACGCGGCGCTGACGGCGTTCGGCAACGTCACCGATCCGGCGCCCAACCGGGAGTTCGTGCGCCACGTGCTCACCATGGACGACCGCGCGCCGGAACTGGCGGAACTGAGCCGGAACGGCTCCCGGGCGATCCACCGGCCGTGGGTGTGGCGGGCGGCCTACGGATGCGTCATCGGCGGTGAGGCGCTGGTCGGCGGGTTGTGCCTGGTGTCGTCGTGGCGGCAGGTCCGGGCGGCGGGCGCGGCGCACGACCACTTCGCACGGGCCGCCTCGACCGGGATCGCCGGGGCGGCGGGCGCCTTGCTGCTGTGGTTCCTCGGCTTCCAGACGGTGGGCGGCGAGTGGTTCGGCATGTGGATGAACCAGCACTGGAACGGCCTGGACAGCGCGGCCCGGGTGTGTGGTTACGCCGGTGTGGTGCTGCTGTTGTTGTGTCTGCCGGAGGAGGCGGACGTGCCGGGTCGTGCGGTACGGGAGGTCCGCCGGCCGTCCAGGTGA
- a CDS encoding NADPH:quinone reductase produces MRAAYVTEPGPPDAIRYGELPLPATGPTDVLVRVRAVAVDPVDALVRSGAYRTPIPAPFVIGRDLVGEVAATGPGAVGFTPGQAVWCNSLGHGGRQGSFAEYATVAADRLYPAPPDVDPEELVAAAHPAATAWLALFRHGRLRAGQTVYVGGAAGNVGSAAVALANAAGARVVATARPDDFDRVRAWGAADVYDYHGTDLPERLRTAAPDGYHVHLDTSGHGQPAVAVPLLAHGGRMVLMAGLHDIVGLPVGALYTRDARIVGFAISNATTADLATAATAVPHLLRTTTWRPRVTDRLPLSEAAHAHRLLADASVRGRIVLRP; encoded by the coding sequence GCGCGGCCTACGTCACCGAGCCCGGACCGCCGGACGCCATCCGCTACGGCGAGTTGCCACTGCCCGCCACCGGCCCCACCGACGTCCTGGTCCGGGTGCGCGCGGTGGCCGTCGACCCGGTGGACGCCCTGGTGCGTTCCGGCGCCTATCGCACGCCGATACCCGCGCCGTTCGTCATCGGGCGCGACCTGGTCGGCGAGGTGGCCGCCACCGGCCCCGGCGCCGTGGGCTTCACCCCGGGCCAGGCGGTGTGGTGCAACAGCCTCGGACACGGCGGACGCCAGGGCTCCTTCGCCGAGTACGCGACCGTGGCCGCCGACCGCCTCTACCCCGCGCCCCCGGACGTCGACCCGGAGGAACTGGTCGCCGCCGCGCACCCCGCCGCCACCGCCTGGCTCGCGCTCTTCCGGCACGGCAGGCTGCGCGCCGGGCAGACGGTGTACGTCGGCGGCGCCGCCGGAAACGTCGGCTCGGCCGCCGTCGCGCTGGCGAACGCGGCCGGGGCACGCGTGGTGGCCACCGCACGCCCGGACGACTTCGACCGGGTCCGCGCGTGGGGCGCCGCCGACGTCTACGACTACCACGGCACCGACCTCCCCGAACGCCTCCGTACCGCCGCGCCCGACGGCTACCACGTCCACCTCGACACCTCCGGCCACGGCCAACCAGCCGTCGCCGTACCGCTGTTGGCGCACGGCGGACGCATGGTGCTGATGGCCGGGCTGCACGACATCGTGGGCCTGCCGGTCGGCGCCCTCTACACCCGCGACGCCCGCATCGTCGGCTTCGCCATCAGCAACGCCACCACCGCCGACCTCGCCACCGCCGCGACCGCCGTCCCCCACCTGCTGCGCACCACCACCTGGCGCCCCCGCGTCACCGACCGCCTCCCGCTCTCCGAAGCGGCCCACGCCCACCGCCTGCTCGCCGACGCCTCCGTACGCGGCCGGATCGTGCTGCGCCCCTGA